In one window of Sandaracinaceae bacterium DNA:
- a CDS encoding IS21 family transposase, producing MTISSEQRATIRRLFYAEHWKVGTIAAEMELAADTVKRAILTDAFVSNGANARSTLLDPYKPMVAMTLEQYPRLRATRLYDMLVARGFLGSVRQVRRYVSKVRPPRGRKAYLRTRTMPGEFGQVDWGSFGKVSVRGGERSLSLFLMALPYSRALAGEFTYDQRMDAFLRGHGHAFEEFEGAPRVMLYDNLKSVVLERIGDHVRFHDDLLEFAGHYHYMPRPCRPYCPEEKGTVERAIQYIRGSFFEGRKFSSLDDLNAQFREWLDTHAMARVHPTDEERRTVREVFEEERARLLPLPAHQPTTDRVQPIRSGKQPYVRFDGNDYSIPHTLVRVPLTLAASDTRVRVLDGVSVV from the coding sequence ATGACGATCTCTTCCGAACAACGCGCCACGATCCGTCGCCTCTTCTACGCCGAGCACTGGAAGGTCGGCACGATCGCCGCCGAGATGGAGCTCGCTGCCGACACCGTCAAGCGCGCCATCCTCACCGACGCGTTCGTCTCCAATGGAGCCAACGCCCGAAGCACCTTGTTGGACCCGTACAAGCCCATGGTGGCGATGACGCTCGAGCAATACCCGCGTCTCCGGGCGACGCGGCTCTACGACATGCTGGTGGCACGCGGGTTCCTCGGCAGCGTGCGGCAGGTCCGTCGCTACGTCAGCAAGGTGCGCCCGCCACGTGGTCGCAAGGCGTACTTGCGTACGCGCACGATGCCGGGCGAGTTCGGGCAGGTCGACTGGGGCAGCTTCGGCAAGGTCTCCGTCCGCGGTGGCGAGCGGTCGCTCTCGCTCTTCCTGATGGCGCTCCCGTACAGCCGGGCGCTCGCTGGCGAGTTCACCTACGACCAGCGGATGGACGCCTTCCTGCGGGGCCACGGTCACGCCTTCGAGGAGTTCGAGGGGGCACCCCGGGTGATGCTGTACGACAATCTCAAGAGCGTCGTCCTCGAACGTATCGGCGACCACGTGCGCTTCCACGACGACCTGCTCGAGTTCGCGGGGCACTACCACTACATGCCGCGGCCGTGTCGCCCGTACTGCCCCGAGGAGAAGGGCACGGTCGAGCGCGCCATCCAGTACATCCGCGGAAGCTTCTTCGAGGGGCGCAAGTTCAGCAGCCTCGACGACCTCAACGCGCAGTTCCGTGAGTGGCTCGACACGCATGCCATGGCACGCGTGCACCCTACCGACGAAGAACGACGCACGGTCCGCGAGGTCTTCGAGGAGGAGCGCGCGCGCCTGCTCCCGCTTCCGGCGCACCAGCCCACGACGGACCGCGTCCAGCCCATCCGGAGCGGAAAGCAGCCCTACGTCCGCTTCGACGGGAACGACTACTCGATCCCCCACACGCTCGTCCGCGTGCCGCTCACGCTCGCCGCGAGTGACACGCGCGTCCGCGTGCTCGACGGAGTCAGCGTCGTCG